Proteins found in one Lysinibacillus fusiformis genomic segment:
- a CDS encoding TetR/AcrR family transcriptional regulator: protein MNKEDPIRDLIIQTSLKLFNKKGYNQTSIQDIMNATALPKGAIYRRFENKNDIAIASFKYSMSIIWHHYFEAIKSKYTATDKIIAMFEVYHDAVHTPPVDGGCPLLNTAIESDDGFPELHEIAANTHNETLLFLQSIIEEGIHSKEFNQNINSYSLASFLFSTLEGAVMSSRLALNNDHINHSIEQIKYLLQQYASKSQEV from the coding sequence ATGAATAAAGAAGATCCAATACGCGACCTTATTATCCAAACTTCTCTAAAATTATTTAATAAAAAAGGTTACAATCAAACATCTATTCAAGATATTATGAATGCCACAGCATTACCAAAGGGTGCCATTTATAGACGTTTTGAAAATAAAAATGACATTGCCATTGCTTCCTTCAAATATTCTATGAGTATTATTTGGCATCATTATTTTGAAGCAATAAAATCTAAATATACAGCGACAGATAAAATAATTGCTATGTTTGAAGTTTATCATGATGCTGTTCATACCCCTCCTGTAGACGGTGGTTGCCCACTACTGAATACTGCTATTGAAAGTGATGATGGATTCCCAGAGTTACATGAGATAGCTGCTAACACACATAATGAAACCCTACTTTTTTTACAATCAATTATTGAAGAAGGTATTCATTCAAAAGAATTCAACCAAAATATAAATTCTTATTCCCTAGCTTCTTTTTTATTCTCTACGTTAGAGGGTGCTGTGATGTCTAGTCGTTTAGCTTTAAATAATGATCATATAAATCACAGCATTGAACAAATAAAATACCTTTTACAGCAATACGCATCAAAGAGCCAAGAGGTTTAA
- a CDS encoding DJ-1/PfpI family protein, producing MEIAILLYDGITALDAIGPYEVFAATQQCHVKFVAKDKGLIKLDSKMGYLHADYSFSDISSTDILVVPGCSPPNYKNPMNDEITLNWIRNIHQTTKWTTSVCNGSLILSAASLLNGMKATSHWGSFDILQSLGTIPTEERVVRQDKMVTAAGVSSGIDMALQIVAWEFSDGLSKGVQLILEYDPQPPFDTGSVRKAPQPLVRDIKKMLQEFSEKEPDM from the coding sequence TTGGAAATTGCAATTTTACTTTACGACGGCATTACAGCTTTAGACGCTATTGGTCCATACGAAGTGTTTGCTGCTACACAGCAATGTCATGTGAAATTTGTTGCTAAAGATAAAGGACTGATTAAACTAGATTCAAAGATGGGCTATTTGCATGCAGACTATAGCTTTTCTGACATTAGTTCTACAGATATACTTGTTGTACCTGGCTGTAGTCCCCCTAACTACAAAAATCCAATGAATGATGAAATAACACTAAACTGGATTCGTAACATACACCAAACAACTAAGTGGACTACATCCGTTTGCAATGGTTCTCTTATTTTAAGTGCTGCTAGTCTATTAAATGGAATGAAAGCAACTAGTCACTGGGGTTCCTTTGACATCCTGCAATCGCTTGGAACTATTCCAACTGAAGAAAGAGTTGTTCGTCAAGATAAAATGGTAACGGCAGCTGGAGTCTCTTCTGGTATTGATATGGCTCTACAAATAGTTGCTTGGGAATTTAGTGACGGTCTTAGTAAAGGAGTTCAATTAATACTGGAATATGATCCACAGCCACCATTTGATACAGGTTCCGTAAGAAAAGCACCTCAACCTTTAGTTAGAGATATAAAAAAAATGCTTCAAGAGTTTTCTGAGAAAGAGCCTGATATGTAA
- a CDS encoding VOC family protein, translating into MKIRKIDHVGIIVNDLPAAKAFFLDFGLEVLGEGKVEGEWVKRMERVIGLQDVKEDVAKLRTSDSDANLEIVMLRTPDGETNIELVKFNAPSNEIGIQHPLANTLGIQHIAFNVEDIEALVSKLTKKGVELVGEIYNYENDYKLCYVRGPEGIILELAEEIK; encoded by the coding sequence ATGAAAATCCGTAAGATTGATCATGTGGGGATAATCGTAAATGATCTTCCTGCAGCGAAAGCATTTTTTCTTGACTTTGGCCTTGAGGTGCTAGGGGAAGGAAAAGTGGAAGGTGAATGGGTGAAAAGGATGGAGCGGGTAATAGGGCTTCAAGATGTTAAAGAGGACGTTGCAAAGTTGCGAACGTCAGATAGTGACGCAAATCTAGAAATAGTAATGTTGCGAACGCCAGACGGTGAGACGAATATTGAACTAGTAAAGTTTAACGCACCATCAAATGAAATAGGCATCCAGCATCCTTTAGCAAATACTCTAGGTATCCAGCATATTGCCTTCAATGTTGAAGATATTGAAGCCCTTGTTAGCAAATTGACAAAGAAGGGCGTAGAACTTGTTGGTGAAATCTATAACTACGAAAACGATTATAAATTATGCTATGTTCGCGGACCAGAAGGAATTATTTTGGAGCTGGCTGAAGAAATCAAATAG
- a CDS encoding CitMHS family transporter, with product MLAILGFLMIIVFMILIMTGRLTAMIALIVVPITFAVIGGFGGEMGPMMLDGIKSVAPTGIMILFAILFFGILIDAGVFDPIIKTILRLVKGDPVKIAIGTAVLALLISLDGDGTTTYMITISAFLPLYKRIGMRPIVLAGIAVSASGVMNLLPWGGPTARVMTALNLEMSEVFTPVIPAMIGGAIFVLFMAFTFGRQERKRIGIIEYDYEAAAQPAATVEDDYLKRPKLIIFNYALTIVLLVALIMELLPPVTLFMLGFAIAITVNYPKLKDQKERVANYADNALSVVSMVFAAGIFTGILSGTSMVDAMANSVIHYIPDEMGSHFAVVTAILSAPFTFFMSNDAFYYGVLPLLAKAGAVYGIDPALIGRASLLGMPVHLLSPLVPSTYLLVGMVGEDFGKLQRIFLKWAFGSTIVMIIVCVVLGIFPL from the coding sequence ATGCTAGCAATTTTAGGCTTTTTAATGATAATAGTCTTTATGATTTTGATTATGACTGGCCGTCTTACAGCAATGATTGCATTAATTGTAGTTCCAATTACGTTTGCAGTTATTGGCGGATTCGGAGGCGAGATGGGTCCTATGATGTTGGATGGGATTAAAAGTGTCGCTCCAACAGGGATTATGATTTTATTTGCCATTCTTTTCTTTGGTATTTTGATTGATGCTGGAGTCTTTGATCCAATCATTAAAACGATTCTTAGGTTAGTAAAGGGTGATCCTGTTAAAATTGCCATCGGAACAGCGGTATTAGCTCTTCTGATTTCTTTAGATGGTGATGGCACGACAACATACATGATTACTATTTCTGCCTTTCTACCGCTATATAAAAGAATTGGCATGCGACCAATTGTATTAGCAGGTATTGCCGTTTCAGCTTCAGGTGTGATGAACCTTCTACCTTGGGGAGGACCAACTGCAAGGGTTATGACCGCTTTGAATCTGGAAATGTCTGAGGTTTTTACACCAGTGATTCCCGCGATGATTGGCGGAGCTATCTTTGTTCTGTTCATGGCATTTACGTTCGGAAGACAGGAAAGAAAGCGGATTGGTATTATAGAATATGATTATGAAGCGGCAGCTCAGCCTGCTGCTACAGTCGAAGATGACTATTTGAAACGTCCAAAACTAATTATCTTTAACTATGCTCTGACAATCGTTCTTTTAGTAGCATTAATTATGGAGTTATTACCACCTGTTACATTATTCATGCTTGGTTTTGCGATTGCGATTACTGTAAACTATCCAAAATTGAAAGATCAAAAAGAACGTGTTGCGAATTATGCTGACAATGCATTATCTGTTGTTTCGATGGTTTTTGCAGCTGGGATATTTACAGGCATTCTTTCAGGTACATCGATGGTAGATGCGATGGCAAACTCAGTGATTCATTATATTCCAGATGAAATGGGTTCTCATTTTGCTGTTGTGACAGCCATCCTAAGCGCACCTTTTACATTCTTTATGTCAAATGATGCTTTTTACTATGGCGTACTGCCGTTACTTGCCAAGGCAGGAGCAGTATATGGCATCGACCCAGCCTTAATCGGTAGAGCTTCTCTTTTAGGAATGCCAGTACACCTACTAAGTCCGCTTGTTCCCTCTACGTATTTATTGGTAGGTATGGTTGGAGAGGACTTCGGCAAGCTACAACGTATCTTCTTAAAGTGGGCTTTCGGTTCTACGATTGTCATGATTATTGTCTGTGTAGTATTGGGGATCTTCCCCCTTTAA
- a CDS encoding tripartite tricarboxylate transporter substrate binding protein — MSIFVLVVMLCLGCSQDEGQEAIKDTVTIIAPSSIGGGWDKTARAIRDILRSNNLIDEDIHILNKIGAGGELGWKYTKQQKDHVLAMNSSLLITNHLLGQSKLTYKDFTPIATLATEWDVVIVSKDSEIKSAKGLMEKLKETPQAYKIGVSPRLGNDDQISFVLASKQAGVRPEKLDFLVYENSGQVVEALLKKQIDVATMTLSEAKKYYDLNQVQLLVISSEKRLKELPEIPTWTDEGIEVVFKHWRGIMGPPNMSKKEIEFWEMTFAKMVKTEEWKHILQKYMWEDFYMNSSETSRFLDEENKKYEKLLEIY, encoded by the coding sequence ATGAGTATTTTCGTGCTTGTTGTCATGCTTTGCTTGGGGTGTTCACAAGATGAGGGGCAAGAAGCGATAAAAGATACCGTAACAATCATTGCCCCAAGCTCTATTGGCGGAGGTTGGGATAAAACAGCAAGAGCCATACGGGACATTTTACGGAGTAACAACTTGATTGATGAGGACATTCATATACTGAATAAAATTGGTGCGGGTGGAGAGCTAGGGTGGAAATATACTAAACAGCAAAAGGATCATGTGCTAGCAATGAATTCAAGCCTACTCATTACCAATCATTTATTGGGGCAAAGTAAGTTAACCTATAAAGATTTTACACCGATTGCCACTTTGGCTACAGAATGGGATGTTGTAATTGTCTCGAAGGATTCAGAAATAAAAAGTGCAAAAGGTTTAATGGAAAAGCTGAAAGAAACACCCCAAGCCTATAAAATAGGTGTCTCCCCGAGATTAGGCAATGATGATCAAATTTCTTTTGTTTTAGCGAGTAAACAGGCTGGAGTACGCCCTGAAAAACTAGATTTTTTAGTGTATGAAAATAGTGGACAAGTAGTTGAGGCATTATTAAAAAAGCAAATAGATGTGGCAACGATGACTTTATCCGAGGCTAAAAAATATTATGATTTGAATCAAGTACAATTGCTCGTCATTTCATCAGAGAAACGATTAAAGGAGCTCCCCGAAATTCCTACATGGACAGATGAAGGAATAGAGGTAGTTTTTAAACATTGGCGCGGTATTATGGGACCTCCTAATATGTCAAAAAAGGAAATCGAATTTTGGGAGATGACATTTGCAAAAATGGTCAAAACCGAAGAATGGAAACATATTTTGCAAAAATATATGTGGGAAGATTTTTATATGAACAGTAGTGAAACCTCTAGATTTCTTGATGAAGAAAATAAGAAATATGAGAAATTATTGGAGATTTACTAA
- a CDS encoding response regulator: MIKVVIAEDDFRIAQVQEQFLQKLPDVRVVQKALNAKETMDILEKYEVDLLFLDIYMPDDLGTNLLAKIRDHYPTIDIIIVTAATEKSMLETAVRYGVSNYLLKPVTMEKFVEAVEEYKKKKRLLSHRDEVDQTLIDRYFGVANQSSATQKDLPSGVDRHTLDKVTNVMKELKSGISIEEMGEQIGASRTTARRYLEFLVSIDVCTAKHEYGVVGRPERKYYYKE; this comes from the coding sequence ATGATTAAGGTTGTCATTGCGGAAGATGATTTTCGTATTGCACAAGTGCAAGAACAGTTTTTGCAAAAGCTACCAGATGTAAGGGTCGTCCAGAAAGCATTGAATGCAAAGGAAACGATGGACATACTAGAGAAATACGAAGTTGACTTGCTTTTTTTGGATATTTATATGCCTGATGATCTTGGAACAAATTTATTAGCAAAGATACGGGATCATTATCCAACAATCGATATTATTATCGTGACTGCTGCAACGGAAAAATCGATGCTTGAGACGGCAGTCAGATATGGTGTCAGTAACTATTTGTTGAAGCCAGTGACAATGGAGAAATTTGTGGAAGCCGTTGAAGAATATAAAAAAAAGAAACGGCTACTAAGCCATCGTGATGAGGTGGATCAAACATTGATTGATCGATACTTTGGCGTCGCTAATCAATCATCTGCAACTCAAAAGGATTTACCCTCAGGTGTAGATCGTCATACTTTGGACAAAGTGACAAATGTAATGAAAGAACTGAAAAGCGGCATTTCCATTGAGGAAATGGGTGAACAAATTGGGGCATCTCGAACAACTGCAAGAAGGTATTTAGAGTTTCTCGTTTCAATAGATGTCTGTACGGCAAAACATGAATATGGAGTTGTTGGAAGGCCTGAGAGGAAATATTACTATAAAGAATAA
- a CDS encoding ATP-binding protein: MLNKKKIPLQTKILGLISTLILFIVFLLASIFAYLQYVDARTQVKQLALQSAMTISLMPELKESIEKSDLELRFRPIADQVIDQVNAENIIIEDREKIIYSHQDPSQVGQKNFDHTNNYGLIFGGSNNFEVERESGSVLIGKVPIIADNGEYTRVIGTVAVEYAEKDIYQNIYKRIKSILIASLIVLILGIIGGIFLTKSIRKDTMGLEPHEISSLYRERSAILLSVKEGIIAVDQNGFLTLINHSARSMLNLMDESLMGQHIQYVSPTINIDHVLQKGKPIHNVEILINDKVFIFNFIPIIENEQIVGVVSSFRDKTELKKLIDTITEVREYSEGLRAQTHEYSNKLYLLSGLIQLERYQDAFEFIQKESANHQHQNQILFNQIHDINVQAILLGKLGNASEKKIAFEIDPDSYVDILPNHIEITDIITIIGNLIDNAFDAVADQKERTVNFSITGIGNDIIIEVADNGKGIAEDMLDSIFDLRSSSKGENRGYGLFNVKQIVESLGGTVEVKNDKNGGAIFTVFLPKK; the protein is encoded by the coding sequence ATATTGAACAAAAAAAAGATTCCATTACAAACAAAAATATTGGGACTAATTAGCACGTTAATTCTTTTTATTGTTTTTCTTCTCGCCAGCATATTTGCTTATTTGCAATATGTAGATGCTAGGACTCAAGTTAAACAATTGGCATTGCAATCGGCTATGACTATCTCGCTTATGCCAGAACTGAAAGAATCCATTGAAAAAAGTGATTTAGAGCTACGTTTTCGCCCAATTGCTGATCAAGTAATAGATCAGGTAAATGCAGAAAATATTATTATTGAAGATCGGGAGAAGATTATTTATTCGCATCAAGACCCAAGTCAAGTTGGTCAGAAGAATTTTGATCATACAAATAATTATGGGTTAATATTTGGCGGTTCTAATAATTTTGAAGTGGAACGAGAGAGTGGTTCTGTTTTAATAGGGAAGGTTCCGATCATTGCAGACAATGGAGAGTACACTCGTGTAATTGGAACTGTAGCAGTTGAATACGCGGAAAAAGACATCTATCAAAATATTTACAAACGAATTAAATCCATTCTCATTGCATCTCTGATTGTTTTAATTTTAGGAATCATTGGTGGTATTTTTTTAACCAAAAGTATTAGAAAAGATACGATGGGGCTGGAACCGCATGAAATCTCCTCATTATATAGAGAAAGAAGTGCCATTCTATTATCAGTCAAGGAAGGAATCATTGCAGTCGATCAAAATGGATTCTTAACTTTAATCAATCATTCTGCAAGGTCAATGTTGAACCTCATGGATGAATCCTTGATGGGTCAACATATCCAATATGTCTCACCAACAATTAATATCGATCATGTATTACAGAAAGGTAAGCCCATTCATAATGTAGAGATATTAATTAATGATAAAGTATTTATTTTCAATTTTATTCCAATCATCGAAAATGAACAGATTGTAGGTGTAGTTTCGAGTTTTCGTGATAAAACGGAGCTTAAAAAGCTTATTGATACGATCACAGAGGTTCGTGAATATTCAGAGGGACTTCGTGCGCAAACGCATGAGTACTCTAATAAACTTTATTTATTATCAGGGTTAATCCAACTAGAGAGATATCAGGATGCATTTGAATTTATTCAAAAAGAGTCAGCTAATCATCAGCACCAGAACCAAATACTATTCAATCAAATTCATGATATAAATGTTCAAGCTATATTATTAGGGAAACTGGGCAATGCATCGGAAAAGAAAATTGCCTTTGAAATTGATCCCGATAGTTATGTAGATATCTTACCAAATCACATTGAAATCACGGATATCATTACAATCATTGGAAACCTTATTGATAATGCATTTGATGCCGTAGCCGATCAAAAAGAGAGAACGGTGAATTTTTCAATTACAGGAATTGGGAATGACATCATTATTGAAGTAGCAGATAACGGCAAGGGAATTGCTGAAGACATGTTAGATTCTATATTTGATTTACGTAGTTCATCTAAAGGAGAAAATAGAGGGTACGGATTATTTAATGTTAAACAAATTGTAGAATCTTTAGGTGGAACAGTAGAAGTAAAAAATGACAAAAATGGTGGGGCCATTTTCACGGTATTCCTACCGAAAAAATGA
- a CDS encoding DUF3267 domain-containing protein, producing the protein MLIIFWFRHLPQIDMDLSDWTPFIQNNWYRKHYMKFVYLLQFIIFLMPFFFETHFTYINNFSLIIIGIIVFIIHEYIHIVTINKKGDISLTFSGFFWLNTNAVLSKSRFWFFMSLPFIVLSVIPATMALYVPSNIKPIIVFVSWINAVISASDIINSFLIAIKPKSAVFYRGYYRVK; encoded by the coding sequence ATACTTATCATATTTTGGTTTCGACACTTACCACAGATAGATATGGATTTATCAGATTGGACTCCTTTCATACAGAATAATTGGTATCGTAAACATTATATGAAGTTTGTCTATCTACTTCAGTTTATCATTTTTTTGATGCCCTTTTTCTTTGAAACACATTTCACTTATATTAATAATTTTTCTCTCATTATAATCGGTATTATAGTTTTCATCATTCATGAGTATATACATATTGTTACCATAAACAAAAAAGGCGATATTAGCTTAACTTTCAGTGGATTTTTTTGGCTAAATACCAACGCAGTCTTATCCAAATCGAGATTTTGGTTCTTTATGAGCTTACCCTTTATTGTATTATCAGTAATCCCTGCCACTATGGCCTTATATGTACCAAGTAATATCAAACCAATCATAGTATTTGTAAGCTGGATTAACGCAGTCATTTCCGCTTCAGATATCATTAATTCATTTTTAATTGCCATTAAACCGAAAAGCGCTGTTTTTTACAGAGGTTATTATAGAGTTAAATAG
- a CDS encoding AraC family transcriptional regulator, which produces MLDSNPNWLAHCTEIKDLAKSLFQKSTIHLDSAALLLITDGQTTLSINGHNEHIVFGHLIALDSGAVIQLTNTNRLDFSGYLISFDLYDIEMKSICNWSIDTMNGYSIQRVPETVIADIRMSLAKNRDPLPIAIKQFILYSLLKELQQERPTDEYTLEQRIEQTVVYMQNKYNQMMTRDELAAIAGYSPWYYSRKFIELYDKTPIAYLISYRIFRAQEMLLTTDDLSQNIAKKVGFDDVQNFSRQFKRIVGRPPKQFKKTIGDYRVCFLSPAHAEVAIALGVAPHCVTVTSSLTPTYQKMLFHEVGTTILEMPQYVIQQDTIVQQQPDLIIGVDLTEETKQHFQTIAPVITGLPYDLKSLIRYFGELFHKEKEAIQIIRELATHVEVLKNKIQQHIAKDATVLYLRVEELGYRYFGESSSDSAILLYQELGLQMPDILRANENSFNTCSLQQLVAANPTYLFIEKRIMDYYTADLSLATLQKSEQWATLDAVKKKRVFYVDTGLWINNCSVFGKRKIMQQIEQSILAVYPKTQ; this is translated from the coding sequence ATGCTTGATTCTAATCCTAATTGGCTGGCACATTGCACAGAAATAAAAGATTTAGCCAAATCATTATTTCAAAAATCAACGATACATCTTGATAGTGCGGCTCTGTTATTGATTACGGATGGCCAAACCACTCTATCCATTAATGGGCACAATGAACATATTGTATTTGGGCATTTAATTGCCCTTGATAGTGGTGCGGTTATCCAACTTACAAATACAAACCGTCTTGACTTTTCAGGCTATTTAATTAGCTTTGATCTGTATGATATAGAAATGAAATCAATCTGTAATTGGTCTATCGATACAATGAATGGTTACTCCATTCAACGAGTGCCTGAAACGGTCATCGCAGATATTCGCATGTCGCTCGCTAAAAACAGAGACCCTCTCCCTATCGCCATTAAACAATTTATTTTATACAGCTTGCTGAAGGAATTACAACAGGAGCGACCAACAGATGAATACACACTTGAGCAAAGAATTGAACAGACTGTCGTTTATATGCAAAATAAATATAATCAAATGATGACAAGAGATGAACTAGCAGCTATTGCTGGATACAGCCCATGGTATTATTCGAGAAAGTTCATTGAGTTATATGATAAAACACCGATCGCTTATTTAATTAGCTATCGTATTTTCCGTGCACAAGAAATGCTATTAACAACAGATGATTTATCACAAAACATCGCAAAGAAAGTTGGCTTTGATGATGTGCAAAACTTTAGTCGACAGTTTAAACGCATTGTTGGTCGCCCACCTAAGCAATTCAAAAAGACCATTGGTGATTATCGTGTTTGCTTTCTCTCACCTGCACACGCAGAAGTTGCGATTGCATTAGGTGTTGCACCTCATTGTGTTACTGTGACTAGCTCCCTAACGCCAACATATCAAAAGATGCTTTTTCATGAAGTTGGTACAACCATTTTAGAAATGCCACAATATGTGATTCAACAAGACACCATTGTCCAGCAACAACCCGATTTAATTATCGGTGTCGACTTAACGGAAGAGACCAAACAACACTTCCAAACGATCGCCCCTGTTATCACTGGGCTACCTTATGATTTAAAATCACTCATTCGTTATTTTGGTGAATTGTTTCATAAAGAGAAGGAAGCTATACAAATCATTCGGGAACTTGCGACACATGTAGAGGTTCTAAAAAATAAAATACAACAGCATATTGCAAAGGATGCTACTGTACTTTACTTACGGGTGGAGGAGTTGGGTTATCGCTATTTCGGTGAGTCTTCTAGTGACTCGGCTATCCTTTTATATCAGGAACTTGGCCTACAAATGCCTGACATATTGCGTGCAAATGAAAATAGTTTCAACACATGTTCTTTACAACAATTAGTGGCAGCCAATCCTACCTATTTGTTTATTGAAAAGCGCATAATGGATTATTATACTGCAGACCTTAGCTTAGCTACTCTACAAAAAAGTGAGCAATGGGCAACTTTAGATGCTGTGAAAAAGAAGCGTGTTTTTTATGTGGATACTGGTTTATGGATTAACAATTGCAGTGTATTTGGCAAAAGGAAAATTATGCAACAGATTGAACAATCAATTTTAGCTGTTTACCCTAAAACACAATAA
- a CDS encoding ABC transporter substrate-binding protein: MKKTMQYILFMLVALTLVACASTNKESGNEAKEQEEKSEPTTRVVKDAYGDVTIPTEPKNMLVLNSNYAENLIEIGVMPQMVTVVEEIEPAYRFKLFNDNNVKIIPTVQYEENLEVILEAAPDVIIAQGAAIDAKKYEALSKIAPTVAVEAGVAIDEYVPVLGELFNKEKEATLALEKFRKKIEETKEKLQNAIGDEKILVLRVEQNQYRVLGTEKGSPGSDMLYTQLGLNIPTMLKDNNEWFTPISLEVLPELDADHIFVEQRQMQNYSSEQSMKDLENSPMWQAMDAVKAGKVYPLKTADYVVGEGLIGSPLFLDYLVEKLVP; the protein is encoded by the coding sequence ATGAAAAAAACGATGCAATATATACTTTTTATGTTAGTTGCTTTAACATTAGTGGCTTGCGCAAGCACTAACAAAGAGAGCGGAAATGAGGCAAAGGAGCAAGAAGAAAAAAGCGAGCCTACAACACGTGTTGTGAAAGATGCCTACGGTGATGTCACGATCCCTACCGAACCTAAAAATATGTTAGTCCTTAACTCTAACTATGCTGAAAACTTAATTGAAATTGGTGTAATGCCTCAAATGGTGACAGTCGTTGAAGAAATTGAACCTGCGTATCGCTTCAAATTATTCAATGACAACAATGTTAAAATCATTCCGACTGTGCAATATGAGGAGAATTTAGAAGTTATTCTTGAAGCAGCACCAGATGTCATTATTGCTCAAGGTGCAGCGATTGATGCTAAAAAATACGAAGCTTTAAGTAAAATTGCCCCTACTGTTGCTGTTGAAGCAGGCGTTGCAATAGATGAATATGTTCCTGTTCTTGGTGAACTGTTCAATAAAGAGAAAGAAGCTACACTTGCTCTCGAAAAATTTAGGAAAAAAATAGAAGAAACCAAAGAAAAGCTACAGAATGCTATAGGTGACGAAAAAATTCTCGTATTACGTGTAGAACAAAATCAATATCGTGTGCTAGGCACTGAAAAGGGTAGCCCTGGTAGTGACATGCTATACACACAACTTGGATTAAATATTCCAACTATGTTGAAAGATAATAATGAGTGGTTCACGCCTATTTCCTTAGAAGTTCTTCCTGAACTTGACGCAGATCATATTTTTGTCGAACAACGTCAAATGCAAAATTATAGTAGTGAACAATCCATGAAAGATTTAGAGAATAGCCCAATGTGGCAAGCTATGGATGCTGTGAAAGCAGGCAAGGTTTACCCATTAAAAACAGCAGATTATGTTGTAGGTGAAGGTCTAATTGGCTCTCCACTATTCCTTGATTATTTAGTTGAAAAGTTGGTGCCTTAA
- a CDS encoding NAD(P)/FAD-dependent oxidoreductase, giving the protein MKQEIYDVIIIGGGPAGMYAAFYSGMREMKTKIIEVKQELGGFMRTYPEKLVWDVGGIEPVRCEDIIHSLIKQAMTFNPTIVFGQEVVGMEKRDDGIFVLTAKTGEKHYSKTIILATGRGITRIQKLTVEGADRYELNNLHYTVTNINRFKDKRVLISGGGDSAVDWAIEMAPIAKEVYVVHRRDDFSAFESSVTRMKSIATTYVPYTVSRLHGNGNKIEHVTLQHVDSNDTTKIEVDEVLVNHGFDRHFGGAIMDWGLATEEWGISVTPKMCTSMSGIFGAGDIVTNEGKIRLIAGAFNDAVLAVNSAKLYIDPTESKMAGVSSHNDRFAEKNEALQQKNKAVATHK; this is encoded by the coding sequence ATGAAGCAAGAAATTTATGATGTAATTATTATCGGTGGTGGGCCAGCTGGCATGTATGCTGCCTTTTACAGTGGCATGCGTGAAATGAAAACAAAAATTATCGAAGTAAAACAGGAATTAGGAGGGTTTATGCGCACCTATCCTGAGAAGCTAGTCTGGGATGTTGGTGGCATTGAGCCTGTTCGCTGTGAAGATATTATTCACTCCTTAATCAAGCAAGCTATGACATTTAATCCGACAATCGTATTTGGTCAAGAAGTTGTTGGCATGGAAAAACGAGATGATGGCATTTTCGTCTTAACAGCTAAAACAGGCGAGAAGCATTATTCGAAAACGATTATTTTAGCTACAGGACGCGGTATCACACGCATTCAGAAATTAACAGTTGAAGGCGCTGACCGTTATGAACTAAACAACCTTCACTATACGGTAACGAACATCAATAGGTTTAAAGATAAACGTGTACTCATTTCTGGTGGAGGTGACTCAGCTGTAGATTGGGCTATTGAAATGGCTCCTATCGCCAAAGAAGTATACGTCGTTCATAGACGGGATGACTTTAGTGCCTTTGAATCGTCTGTAACACGCATGAAATCTATAGCAACAACCTATGTTCCTTATACGGTTTCGCGTTTACATGGCAATGGCAATAAAATCGAACATGTTACATTACAGCATGTTGATTCAAATGATACGACAAAGATTGAAGTAGACGAAGTACTTGTTAATCATGGGTTTGACCGACACTTTGGTGGCGCCATTATGGATTGGGGCTTAGCCACTGAAGAATGGGGCATTTCCGTTACACCAAAAATGTGCACAAGCATGTCAGGCATCTTTGGCGCAGGTGATATTGTAACGAATGAAGGGAAAATAAGACTGATAGCAGGCGCATTTAATGATGCTGTCCTTGCTGTCAATAGCGCCAAATTGTACATCGACCCTACTGAATCAAAAATGGCAGGCGTTTCTTCTCACAATGACCGCTTCGCTGAAAAAAACGAAGCGTTACAACAAAAGAATAAAGCTGTAGCTACACATAAGTGA